In Bradyrhizobium barranii subsp. barranii, a single window of DNA contains:
- a CDS encoding protein-L-isoaspartate O-methyltransferase family protein — protein sequence MTIDVSRNLNNGMPSFWARNFEHLDIARGDRVLQVGAGAGYYSAVLAEIVGSAGRVTAVKTDPMLASQAQANLVNWPQVDVISGDGRTVDVGELDVVIVFAGSTHPSRCWLDRLIEGGRLLMPLTDESGLSASRDPASKPVRGIFDRRRLRLSLHRGAR from the coding sequence GTGACAATCGATGTGAGCCGCAACCTCAACAACGGGATGCCCAGCTTCTGGGCCCGCAACTTTGAGCATCTCGACATCGCGCGCGGCGATCGCGTGCTCCAGGTCGGTGCCGGGGCCGGATACTATTCAGCGGTGCTGGCTGAGATTGTCGGATCCGCGGGGCGCGTGACGGCAGTTAAAACCGATCCGATGCTGGCCTCGCAGGCCCAAGCGAATCTCGTGAACTGGCCGCAGGTCGATGTCATCTCAGGCGACGGCCGGACGGTGGATGTTGGTGAACTTGACGTCGTCATCGTATTCGCCGGATCCACCCACCCATCTCGCTGCTGGCTCGATCGCCTGATCGAAGGCGGCCGGCTTTTGATGCCGCTGACCGACGAATCGGGGCTTTCTGCTTCGCGTGATCCGGCGTCGAAACCGGTTCGAGGCATCTTCGATCGGCGCCGTCTCCGTCTATCCTTGCATCGGGGGGCGCGATGA
- a CDS encoding class I SAM-dependent methyltransferase: protein MDDTLAAARRWYAEDLRYKVPVLRNPQLIEAFASVPREKFVSPGPWRIISDPYSDAFLTPIPTRAGSIMTSS from the coding sequence ATGGACGACACGTTGGCAGCGGCGCGCCGCTGGTATGCCGAAGACCTGCGATACAAGGTTCCGGTCCTGCGTAACCCGCAGCTGATCGAGGCATTTGCTTCTGTTCCACGCGAGAAATTCGTCAGCCCCGGACCGTGGCGCATCATCTCGGACCCGTATAGCGACGCATTCCTGACCCCGATACCGACCCGCGCTGGCTCTATCATGACGTCCTCGTGA
- a CDS encoding RNA polymerase sigma factor: protein MKALLLRYRRCAWSPPTRTCQNILPSAVRIGPGEAHIVVTMERLTITPRPDVAVAPAADVASAIDALSDLELVRLKALARFWSRDLPGGLGWSDLLHEAIARVLDGCRPWPPGVPILAFLAGVMRSICNDHWRRARLERRLLVSRDDPDQRSWPGEAVDEVPDPERVLAAAQALANVYRLFEADPLALKIIAGMADGMAAREICRIYDISELNYDTTRRRMRRALLRDQQNWSK from the coding sequence ATGAAGGCTCTCCTGTTGCGATACAGACGATGCGCCTGGAGTCCGCCCACGCGGACATGTCAAAATATTCTTCCATCCGCTGTCCGCATTGGGCCCGGTGAAGCGCATATTGTTGTGACCATGGAACGATTGACGATAACTCCCAGGCCTGATGTCGCGGTTGCCCCAGCCGCCGACGTCGCGTCCGCCATCGATGCCCTGTCGGATCTCGAACTCGTGCGGCTAAAGGCTCTGGCACGGTTTTGGAGCCGCGACCTGCCGGGAGGATTGGGCTGGAGCGACCTGCTTCACGAGGCAATCGCACGCGTCCTCGATGGCTGCCGCCCCTGGCCGCCCGGCGTACCCATCCTGGCGTTCCTGGCGGGCGTCATGCGCAGCATCTGCAACGACCATTGGCGGCGTGCGCGGCTTGAGCGAAGGCTGCTTGTGAGCCGCGATGATCCGGACCAGCGAAGCTGGCCGGGTGAGGCGGTCGACGAGGTGCCCGATCCGGAGCGGGTCCTGGCCGCCGCACAGGCGCTGGCCAATGTCTATCGGTTGTTCGAAGCCGATCCGCTGGCGCTGAAGATCATCGCGGGCATGGCCGACGGCATGGCGGCCAGAGAGATCTGCAGGATCTACGATATATCCGAACTCAACTACGACACAACGCGACGGCGGATGCGACGCGCTCTGCTGCGCGATCAACAGAACTGGAGCAAGTGA